The following coding sequences lie in one Oceanicola sp. 502str15 genomic window:
- a CDS encoding cytochrome c-type biogenesis protein: MILALWAGMALALDPSEMLDDPALEARARALDYELRCVKCQAESIASSNADWARDARAHVREMIAAGASDAEVKAEFLRLYGDFVLMNPPKEGWNLIVWLAGPALLLAGLGVAVGAQRQRQRNAGKSPDALDPQEEARLNELLGKDM, from the coding sequence TTGATCCTTGCTCTCTGGGCCGGGATGGCCCTGGCGCTGGACCCTTCGGAGATGCTCGACGATCCGGCGCTGGAAGCGCGGGCGCGGGCGCTGGATTATGAGTTGCGCTGCGTGAAGTGCCAGGCCGAATCCATCGCCTCTTCCAATGCCGACTGGGCGCGCGATGCACGCGCCCATGTGCGCGAGATGATCGCCGCGGGCGCGAGCGATGCGGAGGTGAAGGCGGAGTTCCTGCGGCTTTACGGGGACTTCGTGCTGATGAACCCGCCCAAGGAAGGCTGGAACCTGATTGTCTGGCTGGCCGGGCCGGCGCTGCTGCTGGCCGGGCTTGGCGTCGCGGTGGGGGCGCAGCGGCAGCGGCAGAGAAATGCGGGCAAATCCCCCGATGCGCTGGACCCGCAGGAGGAAGCCCGGCTGAACGAGCTTTTGGGCAAAGACATGTGA
- a CDS encoding iron-sulfur cluster assembly accessory protein, which translates to MFGIPGKQAVTITPRAVTEIARLMQRDGHQGLRIGVKKGGCAGMEYTMEYADIVDEHDEVVEQDGARVMIAPMAQMFLFGTEIDYETSLLESGFKFNNPNVTEACGCGESIKFAEM; encoded by the coding sequence ATGTTCGGCATTCCCGGCAAGCAAGCCGTCACCATCACCCCCCGCGCCGTCACCGAAATCGCTCGGCTGATGCAGCGCGACGGCCACCAGGGCCTGCGCATCGGCGTCAAGAAGGGCGGCTGTGCCGGCATGGAATACACCATGGAATACGCTGATATCGTTGACGAACACGATGAGGTGGTCGAGCAGGACGGCGCCCGCGTGATGATCGCGCCGATGGCCCAGATGTTCCTCTTCGGCACCGAGATCGACTATGAAACCTCGCTGCTGGAGTCCGGCTTCAAGTTCAACAATCCCAACGTGACCGAGGCCTGCGGCTGCGGCGAGTCGATCAAGTTCGCGGAGATGTAG
- a CDS encoding heme lyase CcmF/NrfE family subunit, producing MIAELGHFALILAAVLSVVQAVVPQIGAAKRWSGWMAMAEPAAVFQFVLVGISFAALTWAFVTSDFSLRLVTLNSHTLKPMLYKISGVWGNHEGSMLLWVLILAGFGAAAAVFGGNLTETFRARVLAVQATVGVAFYAFILFTSNPFLRLADPPLNGQDLNPLLQDPGLAFHPPFLYLGYVGLSMAFSFAVAALIEGRVDAAWARWVRPWTLAAWVFLTIGIALGSWWAYYELGWGGFWFWDPVENASFMPWLFAAALLHSAIVVEKREALKAWTILLAITAFGFSLIGTFIVRSGVITSVHAFANDPERGVFILVILGVFVGGAFLLFALRAGSMEAKGLFATVSRETALVLNNVLLSVASLLVFVGTVWPLVAELALGKKLSVQAPFFDTAFTPFMVALAVILPIGAMLPWKRAKLGRSLRAVMPALVLALAALGLVWAVQSGRSLLAPVGFGLAVWIVVGGVVDMMSRTGRGPLAGRIARLGRLPRADWGKFVAHSGLGVTILGVAAITAWQVEDIRVAKPGEPYEVAGFTIELQGVERVQGPNYFSTMAAVAVSQGGQQIAVLHPEKRVYPVQAMPTTEAAIRNGLWRDIYLAVGDEQASGGWALRTYIKPFANWIWGGAILMALGGFLSLSDRRFRLAAGASRRARADGVPAE from the coding sequence ATGATAGCTGAACTGGGCCACTTTGCGTTGATCCTTGCCGCCGTTCTTTCGGTGGTGCAGGCCGTGGTGCCCCAGATCGGGGCTGCCAAACGCTGGAGCGGCTGGATGGCCATGGCCGAGCCTGCGGCGGTGTTCCAGTTCGTGCTGGTGGGCATTTCCTTTGCGGCGCTGACATGGGCCTTCGTCACCAGCGATTTCTCGCTGCGGCTGGTCACGCTGAACTCTCACACCCTCAAGCCGATGCTCTACAAGATCAGCGGTGTCTGGGGGAACCACGAGGGCTCGATGCTGCTCTGGGTGCTGATCCTCGCGGGTTTCGGCGCGGCGGCGGCGGTGTTTGGCGGCAACCTGACCGAGACCTTCCGGGCGCGGGTGCTTGCGGTGCAGGCAACGGTGGGCGTGGCCTTCTATGCCTTCATCCTCTTCACCTCCAATCCTTTCCTGCGGCTGGCGGATCCGCCGCTGAACGGGCAGGATCTGAACCCGCTGCTGCAAGACCCGGGCCTCGCCTTTCATCCGCCGTTTCTCTACCTCGGATACGTTGGCCTGAGCATGGCCTTCTCCTTCGCCGTGGCCGCGCTGATCGAGGGCCGGGTGGATGCCGCCTGGGCGCGCTGGGTGCGGCCATGGACGCTGGCGGCATGGGTGTTTCTGACCATCGGGATCGCGCTGGGCTCGTGGTGGGCCTATTACGAGCTTGGCTGGGGCGGCTTCTGGTTCTGGGATCCGGTGGAGAATGCGAGCTTCATGCCGTGGCTCTTTGCCGCCGCGCTGCTGCACTCGGCCATCGTGGTGGAGAAGCGCGAGGCGCTGAAGGCCTGGACGATCCTGCTGGCGATCACCGCCTTCGGGTTTTCGCTCATCGGCACCTTCATCGTGCGCTCGGGCGTGATCACCAGTGTCCATGCCTTTGCCAATGACCCGGAGCGGGGGGTGTTCATCCTCGTGATCCTCGGGGTTTTCGTGGGCGGGGCGTTTTTGCTGTTTGCGCTGCGGGCCGGGTCGATGGAGGCCAAGGGGCTGTTTGCGACGGTGAGCCGGGAGACGGCGTTGGTGCTGAACAACGTGCTGCTCTCGGTGGCCTCGCTGCTGGTGTTTGTCGGCACGGTCTGGCCGCTGGTGGCGGAGCTGGCGTTGGGCAAGAAGCTGAGCGTACAGGCGCCGTTCTTCGACACCGCCTTCACCCCTTTCATGGTGGCACTGGCGGTGATCTTGCCGATTGGCGCGATGCTGCCGTGGAAGCGGGCGAAGCTGGGCCGGAGCCTGCGCGCGGTGATGCCGGCGCTGGTGTTGGCGCTGGCGGCGCTGGGGCTGGTCTGGGCGGTGCAGAGCGGGCGCAGCCTGCTGGCGCCTGTGGGCTTTGGGCTGGCGGTGTGGATCGTGGTGGGCGGTGTCGTGGACATGATGAGCCGCACCGGGCGCGGGCCGCTTGCCGGGCGCATCGCGCGGCTGGGCCGGTTGCCGCGCGCCGATTGGGGCAAGTTCGTTGCCCATTCGGGGCTGGGCGTGACCATCCTCGGGGTGGCGGCGATCACCGCGTGGCAGGTGGAAGACATTCGCGTGGCCAAGCCCGGCGAGCCCTATGAGGTGGCCGGCTTCACCATCGAGCTACAGGGCGTGGAGCGGGTGCAGGGGCCGAACTACTTCAGCACCATGGCGGCGGTGGCGGTGTCGCAGGGCGGCCAGCAGATTGCGGTGCTGCACCCGGAAAAGCGGGTTTATCCGGTGCAGGCGATGCCGACGACGGAAGCGGCGATCAGGAACGGGCTCTGGCGCGACATCTACCTTGCGGTGGGCGATGAGCAGGCCAGCGGGGGCTGGGCGCTCAGGACCTATATCAAGCCCTTTGCCAACTGGATCTGGGGCGGGGCGATCCTGATGGCGCTGGGCGGCTTCCTGTCGCTCTCCGACCGGCGGTTCCGGCTGGCGGCGGGGGCTTCGCGCCGGGCGCGGGCAGACGGGGTGCCGGCGGAATGA
- a CDS encoding glycerophosphodiester phosphodiesterase family protein: MRHTPLLAALLLATAAPALADAALTGYGPRPAYLIGKLPEGELKSKLQSCIGQPIAKSEFSIAHRGAPMMFPEHTAESYRAGAGMGAGVGECDVTFTKDKELVCRHAQNDLHTTTNILVSDLAASCTTPFSAAAGETKAAAECRTSELTLAEFKSLMPKMDSADSAATTAEEYQGGIAGWRTALYVQEPTILTHAESIELFKELGVKMTPELKGPSVDMPFDGFTQADYAQKMIDEYKAAGVDPSQVFPQSFNLEDVLYWVENEPEFGKQAVFLVEPDDSFDEQDPETWKQDFADLKAKGVQYLAPSLNMLVTPENGTYAASAYAKAAKDAGLNLITWSLERSGPLASGGGWYYNSTNEITDSDGDIYELVDTLAQDVEVEGIFSDWPATVTFYANCMGL; encoded by the coding sequence ATGCGCCATACCCCTCTTCTCGCCGCCCTGCTCCTCGCCACCGCCGCCCCGGCGCTGGCAGATGCCGCACTCACCGGCTACGGCCCCCGCCCGGCCTACCTGATCGGCAAGCTCCCCGAGGGTGAGCTGAAATCCAAGCTGCAAAGCTGCATTGGCCAACCCATTGCAAAGTCGGAGTTTTCCATCGCCCACCGCGGCGCACCGATGATGTTCCCCGAGCACACCGCCGAGAGCTACCGCGCCGGGGCCGGCATGGGCGCTGGCGTGGGCGAATGCGACGTGACCTTCACCAAGGACAAGGAACTGGTCTGCCGCCACGCGCAGAACGACCTGCACACCACCACCAACATCCTCGTGAGCGACCTCGCCGCTTCCTGCACCACCCCCTTCTCTGCCGCTGCGGGAGAGACCAAGGCCGCCGCCGAGTGCCGCACCTCCGAGCTGACCCTGGCCGAGTTCAAGTCGCTCATGCCCAAGATGGACAGCGCCGACAGCGCCGCCACCACCGCCGAAGAGTATCAGGGCGGCATCGCCGGATGGCGCACCGCGCTCTACGTTCAGGAGCCAACCATCCTCACCCACGCAGAGTCGATCGAGCTGTTCAAGGAACTCGGCGTCAAGATGACCCCCGAGCTCAAAGGCCCCTCCGTCGACATGCCCTTCGACGGCTTCACCCAGGCCGATTACGCCCAGAAGATGATCGACGAGTACAAGGCCGCCGGTGTCGACCCCTCCCAGGTCTTCCCGCAAAGCTTCAACCTTGAAGACGTGCTCTACTGGGTCGAGAACGAACCGGAATTCGGCAAGCAGGCGGTCTTCCTCGTGGAACCCGACGACAGCTTCGACGAGCAAGACCCCGAAACCTGGAAACAGGACTTCGCCGACCTCAAGGCCAAGGGCGTGCAATACCTCGCCCCCTCGCTGAACATGCTGGTCACCCCCGAAAACGGCACCTACGCCGCCTCCGCCTATGCCAAGGCCGCCAAGGACGCCGGCCTCAATCTGATCACATGGTCGCTGGAGCGCTCCGGCCCGCTCGCCTCGGGCGGCGGCTGGTACTACAACTCGACCAATGAGATCACCGACAGCGACGGCGACATCTACGAGCTGGTCGATACCCTGGCCCAGGACGTCGAAGTGGAAGGCATCTTCTCCGACTGGCCCGCCACCGTCACCTTCTACGCCAATTGCATGGGCCTCTGA
- a CDS encoding VTT domain-containing protein, producing MSDLLFELLAAYGVPILACITFLSCLCVPVPSSLLMLTGGAFTATGDLSLAPVALGAFSGAVLGDQMGYQLGRGSGAWIDRRMASRPKRQHLFARARDFTLNRGGPGIFLTCWLFAPLGPYANLAAGASGMRWLTFTLWGLAGEAVWVAIYVGLGRAFAQNLALGAQIAGQALGFLAALGLTLFLGLWLLRLARRNTDR from the coding sequence GTGTCGGATCTCCTCTTCGAACTCCTCGCCGCCTACGGCGTGCCCATCCTCGCCTGCATCACCTTCCTCTCCTGCCTCTGCGTGCCCGTCCCCTCCTCTCTGCTCATGCTCACCGGCGGGGCCTTCACCGCCACCGGCGACCTCTCCCTCGCCCCCGTCGCCCTCGGCGCCTTTTCCGGCGCGGTGCTGGGCGACCAGATGGGCTACCAGCTCGGCCGCGGCAGCGGCGCCTGGATCGACCGCAGGATGGCCAGCCGCCCCAAACGCCAGCACCTCTTCGCCCGCGCCCGCGACTTCACCCTCAACCGCGGCGGCCCCGGCATATTCCTCACCTGCTGGCTCTTCGCCCCGCTCGGCCCCTATGCCAACCTCGCCGCCGGGGCCAGCGGCATGCGCTGGCTCACCTTCACCCTCTGGGGCCTCGCCGGAGAGGCGGTCTGGGTCGCCATCTACGTCGGCCTCGGCCGCGCCTTCGCCCAGAACCTCGCGCTCGGCGCCCAGATCGCCGGACAGGCCCTCGGCTTCCTCGCCGCCCTCGGCCTCACCCTCTTCCTCGGCCTCTGGCTGCTCCGCCTCGCCCGCCGCAACACAGACCGCTGA
- a CDS encoding SUF system Fe-S cluster assembly protein, with the protein MSEPTPPLEGTPLIKPSSTDHPLYEQVVEACRTVYDPEIPVNIYDLGLVYTLDISPENEVNVTMSLTAPGCPVAGEMPGWLADAIEPIAGVKQVDVEITWEPPWGMEMMSDEARLELGFM; encoded by the coding sequence ATGTCAGAGCCCACGCCTCCCCTTGAGGGCACCCCCCTCATCAAGCCCTCTTCCACCGACCACCCGCTCTACGAGCAGGTCGTCGAAGCGTGCCGCACGGTCTATGACCCTGAAATCCCTGTAAACATCTACGATCTCGGCCTCGTCTACACGCTCGACATCTCGCCCGAGAACGAGGTGAACGTGACCATGTCGCTCACCGCACCGGGCTGCCCCGTGGCCGGTGAAATGCCCGGCTGGCTGGCCGATGCCATCGAACCCATCGCCGGGGTGAAGCAGGTCGACGTCGAAATCACCTGGGAGCCACCCTGGGGCATGGAGATGATGAGCGACGAAGCCCGCCTCGAGCTCGGATTCATGTAA
- a CDS encoding VWA domain-containing protein, with protein MFLPFFQTLRKAGVPVTLREHLSFLDAVSAGLTTYDINAFYYLARTCLVKDERHLDRFDQAFSQAFKGLESIPLEAVLEAVDLPEDWLRKQAEKHLSPEEMAEIEAMGGFEKLMETLRERLAEQEGRHQGGNKWIGTAGTSPFGAHGYNPEGVRIGQERSRHQRAVKVWDKREFRILDDSVELGTRNIKVALKRLRQWARDGAHEELDLDGTIRATAEHGHLDVITRPERRNAVKVLLFLDVGGSMDPHIKVVEELFSAARAEFKHLEYYYFHNCLYEGVWRDNRRRWSEQTPTWEIINKYGPDYRAIFVGDASMSPYEVAYPGGANEHWNEEAGSTWLTRARQQWPQNLWINPVPEKHWGYTQSIAMIREIFEARMVPMTLEGLTTGMKSLTK; from the coding sequence ATGTTCCTGCCCTTCTTCCAGACCCTCCGCAAAGCCGGAGTGCCCGTCACTCTCCGCGAGCACCTGAGCTTTCTCGATGCCGTCTCGGCCGGGCTGACCACCTACGACATCAACGCCTTCTACTACCTCGCCCGCACCTGCCTCGTGAAGGACGAGCGCCACCTCGACCGCTTCGACCAGGCCTTTTCGCAGGCCTTCAAGGGCCTCGAAAGCATCCCGCTCGAAGCCGTTCTGGAGGCCGTCGACCTGCCCGAAGACTGGCTGCGCAAACAGGCCGAAAAGCACCTCTCCCCCGAGGAAATGGCCGAGATCGAGGCCATGGGCGGCTTCGAAAAGCTGATGGAAACCCTCCGCGAGCGCCTCGCAGAGCAGGAAGGCCGCCATCAGGGCGGCAACAAGTGGATTGGGACAGCGGGCACCTCCCCCTTCGGCGCCCATGGCTACAACCCCGAAGGCGTGCGGATCGGGCAGGAGAGATCACGTCACCAACGCGCCGTAAAAGTCTGGGACAAAAGAGAATTCCGCATTCTCGACGACTCTGTCGAGCTCGGCACCCGCAACATCAAGGTCGCCCTCAAACGCCTGCGCCAATGGGCCCGCGACGGCGCCCATGAGGAGCTCGATCTCGACGGCACCATCCGCGCCACCGCCGAGCATGGCCACCTCGACGTCATCACTCGCCCCGAACGGCGCAACGCCGTGAAGGTGCTGCTGTTTCTCGACGTCGGCGGCTCGATGGACCCCCACATCAAGGTCGTCGAAGAGCTGTTCTCCGCCGCCCGCGCCGAGTTCAAGCACCTCGAATACTACTACTTCCACAACTGCCTCTACGAGGGCGTCTGGCGCGACAACCGCCGCCGCTGGTCCGAGCAGACGCCGACCTGGGAAATCATCAACAAATACGGTCCCGACTACCGTGCCATCTTCGTCGGCGACGCTTCCATGTCGCCCTACGAGGTCGCCTACCCCGGCGGCGCCAACGAGCACTGGAACGAAGAGGCGGGCAGCACATGGCTCACCCGCGCCCGCCAGCAATGGCCGCAAAACCTCTGGATCAACCCTGTCCCCGAAAAGCACTGGGGCTACACCCAATCCATCGCCATGATCCGCGAGATCTTCGAAGCCCGCATGGTCCCCATGACCCTCGAAGGCCTCACCACCGGCATGAAAAGCCTCACAAAATGA
- a CDS encoding 2Fe-2S iron-sulfur cluster-binding protein — MRIQGRGHALDRGRTVPFSFDGKLMHGHPGDTLASALLANDCRVVARSFKYHRPRGIFSAGPEEPNGLVTVKGPWGAVPNQRATMAELYEGLCATSQNRWPSLAFDLLGANDMLHPWLGAGFYYKTFMWPPKLWLKLYEPVIRRAAGIGALARAHDETPHEKGFAFCDLLVIGGGPAGLMAALAAGRAGKRVILCDEQSGFGGRLLGEREEVGGMPGHLWAAGVVAELAAMENVRVMARTCVTGVYDHGTFAAVERVGEHLAHPGAGLVASCFWRIVAGASVLATGAVERMVAFPGNDRPGVMAGGAVRSYLNRWGVLAGPRVAVFGGGAGVARTARELAAVGLPPVAVIDARAGGEAPVDAPFFAGGQVAATQGRMGLTSVTVQAGGRREKIGADVLAVCGGWVPQVQLATHLGAKPVWRDGMFLAPEGAVPGMVVAGAASGLAGTHEALASGAQAAVTALGLTGGVELPEAEDAPREAAPHFVDLKGRAFLDMGNDVTVKDIRLAAQEGFARAEHTKRYTTQGMAPDQGRVSGEAAMAVLAEATGRTLAETGLTTHRPPFAPVSIGAMGAGGRGRGFAPVRETTSHAAAVAAGAPMVEAGLWYRASYFPRAGETTWREACDREVRMVRGAVGVCDVSTLGKVDVQGPGAAALLDLLYTGRMSGLKEGRVRYGVMLREDGHVMDDGTVARLGAEHFLVTTTTGAAGPVVRHMDFAAQVLAPELDVQMISATEHWAQFAVAGPRARAVLGAVLEEVPELPFMGCAAVDVAGVAGRLFRISFSGEAGWEIAVPARFGAALWAALVAAAEGEGGGAYGVEALNVLRIEKGFVTHAEIHGRVTAGDVGLGGMVSPAKDCIGKVMAQREGLADGPHREQLVGLRPVGAVQALSAGAFLFEEGAEAGRENAQGYTTSACWSPTLECGLALGFVKDGRARHGERMLFVDHLRGVRAAVEICDPVFFDPEGERMRGAVEGAGRWGSPSLRAESSAAEVVEAGDLRLSVLEAGAMFAVLPLGGAGVKVGGLEFPAAGASVAQGAARLCWWGAGQAMLIGGEPGAVDGAAVVDQSDGWVGFALEGAGAPEVLARLVPLDCAVMAEGAVARSLLGHMPVAVLRVGGGFRLYTFRSMAATAWGELGHAARRVAAR, encoded by the coding sequence ATGAGGATTCAGGGGCGCGGACATGCGCTGGACCGGGGGCGGACGGTTCCGTTTTCCTTCGATGGCAAGCTGATGCACGGGCATCCGGGGGATACGCTGGCTTCGGCGCTTTTGGCCAATGACTGCCGGGTGGTGGCGCGCTCGTTCAAGTATCATCGCCCGCGGGGGATTTTCAGCGCCGGGCCGGAAGAGCCGAATGGCTTGGTGACGGTGAAGGGGCCGTGGGGGGCGGTGCCCAACCAGCGGGCGACCATGGCGGAGCTTTACGAGGGGCTTTGCGCCACCAGCCAGAACCGCTGGCCTTCGCTCGCCTTCGACCTGCTGGGCGCGAATGACATGCTGCATCCGTGGCTGGGGGCCGGGTTCTACTACAAGACCTTCATGTGGCCGCCCAAGCTCTGGCTGAAGCTCTATGAGCCCGTCATCCGCCGGGCCGCCGGGATCGGGGCGCTGGCGCGGGCGCATGATGAGACGCCCCATGAGAAGGGTTTTGCCTTTTGCGACCTGCTGGTGATCGGTGGCGGACCTGCCGGGCTGATGGCGGCGCTTGCGGCGGGCCGGGCCGGCAAGCGGGTGATCCTCTGCGATGAGCAGAGCGGTTTTGGCGGGCGGCTGCTGGGCGAGCGCGAGGAGGTGGGCGGGATGCCGGGCCATCTCTGGGCGGCAGGGGTGGTGGCCGAGCTTGCGGCCATGGAGAACGTGCGGGTGATGGCGCGGACCTGCGTGACCGGGGTTTATGACCACGGAACCTTTGCGGCGGTGGAGCGGGTGGGGGAGCATCTGGCGCATCCGGGCGCGGGGCTGGTGGCGAGCTGTTTCTGGCGGATCGTGGCGGGCGCGAGCGTGCTGGCGACGGGCGCGGTGGAGCGGATGGTGGCCTTTCCGGGCAACGACCGGCCGGGGGTGATGGCAGGCGGCGCGGTGCGGTCCTACCTGAACCGCTGGGGCGTGCTTGCCGGGCCTCGGGTGGCGGTGTTCGGCGGCGGCGCGGGCGTGGCGCGCACGGCGCGGGAGCTGGCGGCGGTGGGGCTGCCGCCGGTGGCGGTGATCGACGCCCGTGCGGGCGGCGAGGCGCCGGTGGATGCGCCCTTCTTCGCGGGCGGGCAGGTGGCCGCGACACAGGGGCGGATGGGGCTGACCTCGGTCACGGTGCAGGCCGGCGGGCGGCGTGAGAAGATCGGGGCGGATGTGCTGGCGGTCTGTGGCGGATGGGTGCCGCAGGTGCAGCTGGCGACCCATCTGGGGGCCAAGCCTGTTTGGCGCGACGGGATGTTTCTGGCGCCCGAGGGTGCGGTGCCGGGGATGGTCGTGGCCGGGGCGGCCTCGGGGTTGGCGGGCACGCATGAGGCGCTGGCCTCGGGGGCGCAGGCGGCGGTGACGGCGCTGGGCCTGACCGGGGGCGTGGAACTGCCGGAGGCGGAGGATGCACCGCGCGAGGCGGCACCGCATTTTGTCGACCTCAAGGGCAGGGCCTTTCTGGACATGGGCAACGACGTGACGGTGAAGGACATCCGCCTTGCCGCGCAGGAGGGGTTTGCGCGGGCCGAGCACACCAAGCGCTACACCACGCAGGGCATGGCGCCGGACCAGGGGCGGGTTTCGGGCGAGGCGGCGATGGCGGTGCTGGCGGAGGCCACCGGGCGGACGCTGGCGGAGACCGGGCTGACGACCCATCGGCCCCCCTTCGCACCGGTGAGCATTGGCGCGATGGGGGCAGGCGGGCGCGGGCGCGGGTTTGCGCCGGTCCGCGAGACCACGAGCCATGCCGCCGCCGTGGCGGCGGGCGCGCCGATGGTGGAGGCGGGGCTGTGGTATCGGGCGTCGTATTTTCCGCGCGCAGGCGAGACCACATGGCGCGAGGCCTGCGACCGGGAGGTGCGCATGGTGCGCGGCGCGGTGGGGGTTTGCGATGTGTCGACGCTGGGCAAGGTGGATGTGCAGGGGCCGGGGGCGGCGGCGCTGCTGGACCTGCTCTACACCGGCCGGATGTCGGGGCTGAAGGAGGGCCGGGTGCGCTACGGGGTGATGCTGCGCGAGGACGGCCACGTGATGGACGATGGCACGGTGGCGCGGCTCGGGGCCGAGCATTTTCTGGTGACGACGACGACCGGGGCGGCGGGGCCGGTGGTGCGGCACATGGACTTTGCCGCGCAGGTGCTGGCGCCGGAGCTGGATGTGCAGATGATCTCGGCCACCGAGCATTGGGCGCAGTTTGCCGTGGCCGGGCCGCGGGCGCGGGCGGTGCTGGGCGCGGTGCTGGAGGAGGTGCCGGAGCTGCCCTTCATGGGCTGTGCGGCGGTGGATGTGGCGGGCGTGGCCGGGCGGCTCTTCAGGATCAGCTTTTCGGGCGAGGCGGGCTGGGAGATTGCGGTGCCCGCGCGGTTCGGGGCTGCCTTGTGGGCCGCACTGGTGGCGGCGGCGGAGGGCGAGGGCGGCGGGGCTTACGGGGTGGAGGCGCTGAACGTTCTGCGCATCGAGAAGGGCTTTGTGACCCATGCCGAGATCCATGGCCGGGTGACGGCCGGCGATGTGGGGCTGGGCGGCATGGTGAGCCCTGCGAAGGATTGCATCGGCAAGGTGATGGCGCAGCGTGAGGGGCTGGCGGACGGGCCGCACCGCGAGCAGCTCGTGGGGCTGCGCCCGGTGGGGGCGGTGCAGGCGCTTTCGGCCGGGGCGTTTCTGTTCGAGGAAGGGGCGGAGGCCGGCCGGGAGAATGCGCAGGGCTACACCACCTCGGCCTGCTGGTCGCCGACGCTGGAGTGCGGGCTGGCGCTGGGCTTCGTTAAGGACGGGCGGGCGCGGCATGGGGAGCGGATGCTCTTCGTCGATCACCTGCGCGGGGTGCGGGCGGCGGTGGAGATTTGCGATCCGGTGTTTTTCGACCCCGAGGGGGAGCGGATGCGCGGGGCCGTGGAGGGCGCGGGGCGGTGGGGTTCTCCCTCCCTGCGGGCCGAGAGTTCTGCGGCGGAGGTGGTCGAGGCGGGGGATCTGCGCCTGTCGGTGCTGGAGGCGGGGGCGATGTTTGCGGTGCTGCCGCTGGGTGGGGCCGGGGTGAAAGTTGGTGGCTTGGAGTTTCCGGCGGCGGGGGCGAGCGTGGCGCAGGGGGCGGCGCGGCTTTGCTGGTGGGGGGCGGGGCAGGCGATGTTGATCGGCGGCGAGCCGGGCGCGGTGGATGGCGCGGCGGTGGTCGACCAGTCGGACGGCTGGGTCGGCTTTGCGCTGGAGGGCGCGGGGGCGCCGGAGGTGCTGGCGCGCCTCGTGCCGCTGGATTGCGCGGTAATGGCAGAGGGCGCGGTGGCGCGCAGCTTGCTGGGGCATATGCCGGTGGCGGTTTTGCGGGTTGGCGGAGGGTTCCGGCTTTATACCTTCCGCTCGATGGCGGCGACGGCCTGGGGCGAGCTTGGCCATGCGGCGAGACGCGTGGCGGCGCGGTGA
- a CDS encoding VWA domain-containing protein produces the protein MKWLLRGICLVLASGGSATAQQEGGDGAVDCDALYAEITADTPIDLKSCTPQYGSSTLDQCTPPAAEIARRPTSHMILAIDASGSMAGQVGGESKMAAAKREALAFLKDIPQEVKVGLVVYGHRGNNKEDGKAESCAASELVHDFGARRGKLEESIRDLSPTGWTPLGGVLEYSAGLVADLPAPKEEEGDLAPVVYLISDGEETCEGDPVAAAGALYEAGVKTVVNTIGFDVDAGTAAQLEAIAAAAGGTYYPAKDARELRRQLDAIKETEAQLARYRYCVHLNAGRVAKVYYDAYLELAKCVKRNDPTERQMAVLRAMKAAEESGAPGAACAAALNKRARDEARALRGVTGELSSEVREASRAAVAAYRAEMALE, from the coding sequence ATGAAATGGCTCTTGAGAGGGATCTGCCTGGTGCTGGCCTCCGGCGGGAGTGCCACGGCGCAGCAGGAGGGTGGTGACGGGGCGGTGGATTGCGACGCGCTCTATGCCGAGATCACCGCCGACACGCCGATCGACCTGAAGAGCTGCACGCCGCAATACGGCAGCTCCACGTTGGACCAGTGCACACCGCCGGCAGCGGAGATCGCCCGCCGTCCGACCAGCCACATGATCCTGGCGATCGACGCCTCCGGCTCAATGGCCGGACAGGTGGGCGGGGAGAGCAAGATGGCGGCGGCCAAGCGTGAGGCGCTGGCGTTTCTGAAGGACATTCCGCAGGAGGTGAAGGTTGGCCTGGTGGTCTATGGCCACCGGGGCAACAACAAGGAGGACGGCAAGGCGGAGTCCTGTGCGGCCTCGGAGCTGGTGCATGATTTCGGGGCGCGGCGCGGCAAGCTGGAGGAGAGCATTCGCGATCTCAGCCCGACCGGGTGGACGCCGCTGGGCGGGGTTCTGGAATATTCGGCCGGGCTGGTGGCCGACCTGCCCGCGCCGAAGGAGGAGGAGGGCGACCTTGCGCCGGTGGTCTACCTGATCTCGGACGGGGAGGAGACCTGCGAGGGCGATCCTGTGGCGGCGGCCGGGGCACTTTACGAGGCGGGGGTGAAGACGGTGGTGAACACCATCGGCTTTGACGTGGACGCAGGGACCGCCGCCCAGCTCGAAGCCATCGCGGCGGCGGCGGGGGGCACCTACTATCCGGCCAAGGATGCCCGGGAGCTGCGCCGCCAGCTCGATGCGATCAAGGAGACCGAGGCGCAACTGGCCCGCTATCGCTATTGCGTGCATCTGAATGCGGGCCGTGTGGCCAAGGTCTATTACGATGCCTACCTCGAACTGGCCAAATGCGTGAAGCGCAACGATCCGACGGAGCGGCAGATGGCGGTGCTGCGGGCGATGAAGGCAGCGGAGGAGAGCGGGGCCCCCGGCGCCGCCTGCGCGGCGGCGCTGAACAAGCGGGCGCGTGACGAAGCGCGCGCGCTGCGCGGGGTGACGGGGGAGCTGTCTTCGGAGGTGCGCGAGGCGTCGAGGGCGGCGGTGGCGGCCTATCGGGCGGAAATGGCGCTGGAGTAG